The nucleotide window CCGCCCATCTGCTCGACGAGGCGCTTCACGATGGCGAGCCCGAGTCCCGTTCCCCCGTAATTGCGAGCGATCGAGGGGCCGACCTGGGAGAACGATTCGAAGAGCTTCTCCTTCGCTTCGTCGGGGATCCCAATGCCGGTGTCGCGCACCTCGAAGTGCAGACGGTCTTTCGGTCCGCCGTTACGGCAGGCGTCGACGCGCACGGCGACCTCTCCGGTCTCGGTGAACTTCACGGCGTTGGCGACGAGGTTCAGCAAGATTTGTCGGATCCGGCCCACGTCTCCGAGGACCTGTTCGGGAACGCCTGGCTCGATCGTGCTGGTCAATGCCAGCTTTTTCTCGACGGCGGCGGTCGCGACGAGACCGAGGGTCTCGTCTACGACCCGGCGCAGTTCAAACGGCTCGCGCTCGAGTATGAGCTTCCCGGCTTCGATCTTCGAGAAGTCCAGGATGTCGTTGATGATGTTGAGGAGGTTGAGCGTCGCCGCCCGGGAGCGCTCGGCGCACTCGCGCTGCTCGTCTTGGAGATCGGAGTCGAGGAGAATTTCGGTCATGCCGAGGATGCCGTGGATTGGTGTCCGGATCTCGTGGCTCATCGTCGCGAGGAAGTCGCTCTTTGCGTCGTCGGCGGATTGTGCGAGGTCGCGCGCATCGGCAAGGGAGCGCGCGATGACGATGCTCTCCGTTCGGTCCTGCATTACGAGCATGTCGCCGACGAAGTGGCCGGAGCGCTCCTTGAGCGGCCAGGCGCGAAGCTCATACCAGCGGCGGTCGCCGAGGTTACCGCGCGCAATCTCGATCCCGGCCGATTCGAGCCGGCCCGTCTTGTCGTGCGCGAGCCGCAGCGCGTCGGGTCCTTCGGGAAGAATGTCGGCGAGGTCACAGCCGTTCACGAGCGACGTCGGGCGACCGAGAAATCTCTCCGCGGCCGGATTCAGATCGACGACGCGGCCGCGGTGGTCGACGACGATCCAGCCGTCGCGCATCTGCTCGACGGCGATCCCCCGGGCGATCGGCGCGAGATCGAGAAAGCCGATACGCAGGAGGCTCCACGTGACGAGGACGGCGGCGAGGCCGAACGCGAATGGTGCGAGGTCGACGTCGGGCCACGGGCTGAGCCCGGTGGTGTAGGTCACGTTCGCGATCCAGGGGATCAGCGCTGCCGCGAGCAGTACGCGGGCTTGGCGTCTCATCAGCTTGGTGGAATGCGAAAGCCCGCGGATCACGGACCAGGTGGCGATCACGAAGACGACCGTGCTGTACCCGTAGGCGACCCAGTACCAAGGGCCGGGAGTGAGGCGGAGGTGGGGTGGGTCGAACTCGAGCCGGCTCCATTGGAGACCCCCCTCGAGCCCGTTGGTCCACACCGCGATGAGCGTGATCGCCGGGATCACCGCGAGACCAACGATCCAGCCGTTGGGCAGAGGGCGGCCTCGCAGGAACTTCGCGGTGAACATGAGCCAGCTGAGCGGCACCATCACGATGCCGATGTAGCCGATCTTGGTGCCGAGAAGTTTCCACCACGGCGTCCACGATGCGTTTTCCAGTCCGTATCCGAAGCACCAGATCGCGATTCCGATGATCTGCACTAAGAGGCCGGGCGCGCCGGGGGCTGTGCGCCTTCTCCAGACCGCCGTCGCCAATGGGATCATCGACGCAAGGGACAGCAGGTACAGGATGTTGAGGACGACGTTGCCCAAGACGCGATAGGCTACCCCATCTCGGTGGCCGGGGCGACCAATGCTCTCCGAAAGTCCCGGTTCGGTCAGCGCGGGGTGTGGGTGAGGAGCGTGCCGTGCACGCCGTTGTGGACGTTGCTGTGGTTCGTGATCGTGATTTGGGCCAGGAGGAGGTCCCAGCCAGTCGAGTTCACGTTCACCTTGGCGCCGCTGACGCAGGCCCCCCACCCTGGGCGGTATGAAGCCGAACCGCTGGTAGTAATTCACGTGGTACTGCGTTCCGGGCGGCAGTCGCGTCTCGGAATCGAGATCGACATCCGAGCCGCCGCCGTGGGCGTCGGTGTGGGGTTCGGTGTCGGGGTGGGGATCGGTGTGGGCGTCGGAGTCGGAGTCGGATTCGGAGTTGGCGTGGGTGTCGGCGAGGCACACGAGGCACGCGTTTACGTCTATGCAGTCGGCGATGGGAATGGTCTCGCCGGGGCTCGTGCGATTGACGAAGCCGAGCGCCGCCGGGGCCGAGGCGCCACCCTGGACGCACTTTTTCTGGGCGAGCGTGTCGAGATTCGTTTCGGCGCGAGAGATCTTCACGGGGCCGGGAATGGGAGCTGCGCGAGGTCGCTGTAGTCCACGCTCGCGGGAACCTTCCCGAGGCTCTTTCGACAAGAAGCGTCCTCCCTCGGGATTTGAGCGAAAGTCGGTCGTACGCCGGCCGGAAGGTGGCGATTGGGCGTCGAGCCCCTTGGTGGTAGGCCAGACGCGTGGAGCGACGATCCCGGGCCCTGGCGGCGCTCTCTTTCGGCTCGCTCTTTGTTCTGAAGCTGCCGCTGCTGGCGCTTCCGTATCACTGGGACGAGGCCGGCGCGTATGTTTCGCGCGCGCTCTGGCTCGCCGATTCGGGGCTTCACCGCGCTTTGCCCGGACTCCATCCGCCGACCCAGTTCTTCGGTCATCCACCGGGGCTCTATCTGCTACTGGCGTCGGCCTACCGGCTCTTCGGACATAGCATCTGGCTGACCCATCTCGTGGCCGTGACTCTCGGAGCGACGACCCTCTATCTAACGTTCCGCGTCGGTGAGCGGATCGGAGGTTCTGCCGCGGCATTCGTTTCGGCGTTGTTCCTGCTGCTGAATCCGCTGTTCTTCGCCCAGGCCGGATTGATGCACGGAGACATGGCCGTCGCCGCGCTCGGACTCGCCGCGACCCTCTTCTATCTCGAGGAGCGGCGGCTGCCGTACTTCGTCTCCGCCGTTGCGCTTTTGCTCGCGAAGGAAACCGGCCTCGGCATCGTGGTCGGCATTGCGGTGTACCACGCACTCGTTCGATCCGACCGGCCTCGGCATTTGCGGGAAGCGGTCGTGCTGGCGACACCCGGGCTCATGCTCGCCGCGTTCTTCGCGGCGTCGTGGATCACGACCGGTCGGCTCCTGAACAACTCGTACTTCGACACAAACACGCTCGTAACGCTCTCGTTCGAAAAGGTGCGGTGGGTTTCTCGTTGGCTCTTCGTCGAGCAAGGGCGATGGATTCTGACGGCGTGCACGGTCGTCGCCTTGACGTTCGGACGACGGGAGTACCGATTCCGCGAACTTCCGCTGCTGGCACTTGTGGTGATCCCTTTCTGGGCGGCGTTCGGCGCCTTGTACGTTCTCCCGCGGTATCTCCTTCCTGCCTTCCCTTTCCTGTCGGTGGCGGCGGGCCTGGGGGTGGTCGCGCTTGGCCGAAGGTGGAAGCTCGTGCCGGTCGTGGCCGTCATCGCGGCAGGAGCGTCGTTCGCGCTCACGATTGACGGCACGCGCGAGGGCTCGGGGTCCTACGAAAACAACCTCGAGTACGTCGATGTGGTCGAGACGCACCGGGAGCTGGCGGCGTGGCTCGAGGCCCATCACCAAGGTGCGGTGATCGCAGCCGGATGGCCGCTCGGCCAAGTGCTGCGCGAGCCCAGGCTCGGATACGTTTCGGTCCCCCTCAATTCCGCATCGACGCATCAGCATCCGGAGATCCTCGCCTGGACTGCGCAGGGGGACGCATTCACGCAGAGTTTAGTCGCACGCGCCGAAGGCGAGCGGTGGGAGATCCTGGAGCGCTTCGAGAACGGCGGAAAGGTTGCGGCGGCGTTCGGTCGACCCGCGCGCCGACCGGTCCGTCGGCACCTCCCAGAGAAGGGCACCGTGCGCTAGGCTCCTGTCATGGAATCTCCAAAGCTAGATCCGGAATTGGTGCAGGGGCTTCTCGATTCCCTTGCGAGTTGGGACCCGCGTGCGTCCGTTCCGCTCGCACTCACCTACATGCGCGTCGGCGATGAGGAGGCCCTGAAGGGCTTCGATGCGATGGCGCTCGCGAACCCGAGCACGCCGGAGATGCTGCAGGACCGTTACCTCAGTCCCGCGCCGGACGTCGCGTACCTCGCGACGCTGCCGGACGGTACGCTCGGCAGGGAGTTCGAGCGGTATCTGACCGAAAACGGGCTCGATGCGAATCTTCTACGTGAATCCGCGTTCATTCCGGCGCACCGCGAGCGCGGCGACGACGTCGGCTACCTCGCGGAGCGAGGCTTCCAGCTCCACGATCTGTTCCACGTCCTGACGGGCTTCGACACGACGCCGCTCGGCGAGGTCCGCGTGGTGAGTTTCACCGTCGCGCAGACCCCCGCGCCGTATCCCGCGATGATCATAGCGAGTCGTCCGTTGCAGATGGTCCTGTACAAACCCGAGCTCCTACCCGTCGTGATGGACGCGATCACCGAAGGTTGGGCTCTCGGCCGCAAGGCTAAATCTTTGCTGCCGGTTCACTGGGAAGACCACTGGGAGCGGCCCCTGGCCGAGCTTCGGGCCGAGTACGACCTGGCATAGGGGAGCCAGCGGCGGGTCGAGGGCGGACCACTTCAGAAGGGGGTTAAATTCGGGCTTGAATGCGTAGTATGGCTACGTGCTGTGTAACCAGGAACGAGAGGGGTGAGCCCATGTCGACCGCAGACCGCTGTCCGACCCGCCCCGAGACCGATACATGGAATGTCGCGCAGAACTTCGACTCGACGTTCTGCTGGGAGTACGACGACGGCCGCGACAACCTGCTGAGCCTCTACGAGAAGGGCAAGAAGCTCCAGTGGAATGCCGCCGATCGCATAGATTGGTCGCAGGAGCTCGACGAGCACAATCCCGGGGGTCTGCCCGACGAGGTGCTCGGCATCTACGGCACTGACATCTGGGACCGCCTCGACGAGGCGGGCCGCACGAACGTGCGTCGCCATTTCCAGGCGTGGCAGATCTCGCAGTTCCTGCACGGCGAACAGGGCGCGCTCGTCTGCACCGCCAAGATCGTTCAGCAGGTACCGAACATGGACGCCAAGTTCTACGCGTCGACGCAGGTGGTCGACGAGGCACGCCACGTCGCGTTCGGGCGCCTCGCGCTACGCGACTACTACCCCCACCTCACGGACAAAGAGCGCGACGAGCGCGAGGAGTTTGTGGTCGAAGGCTCCTACCTCCTGCGGGATCGTTTCCTCGGAGAGGAAGTCTGGGAGACGCTCGGGTTGCCCGTTAGGGAGTGCAAGGCGGCGACGGAACGTTCGGAGTTCATGAGTCAGTATCGCTCGGCTCTGTTCAGCCGGATCGTTCCGACCATCAAGGACATCGGCCTGTGGGGCCCCCGAGTTCGGAAGGCTTACGCGGACATGGGGGTTCTGGGCTTCGCCGATACGAATGTCGAAGAGCTCGGTCGGAACGACGAGGAGGTTGCACTGCAGTTCGACGAGCGTCATCGGAACGTGGAGGAGGTCGCCGCGGTCGGGCGCGAAGCGATTCGGTACTACATCCGCGAGGGGCTCCTGCCGGAGCCGGAGCGGCCGGCGCGCAACGTCGCCTGGTACGACGAGTCCTTCGTCGAGAAGATTCGCTTCATCAAGGAGCTGCAGGAGAAACGATACCTGCCGCTGAATGTGATCGGGCGCCTGCTCGCGAGCGACGGCGATTCGTCGCGGGCTGAGGTCGAGGCACTGTTGGATCTCGACGGGAAGCTCTTCCCGCAGGTCGAGGGTAGCCCGAAGCTGGAAGGCGAGCGCCTCGTCGTGGTCGCCCGCCGTTCTCGAGCTTTGGGGGGAAATCTGGAAGGCTGGGTACAGTCCGGACGCGGGCTTCCCGTCCGAACAGATCGGTCTGTACGTCGACATGGTGGAGTGGCTCGCACGTGAGGAGCTCCGCATGTTCGCGCGTGGGGTCACCGGACGCGTCGAAGGAGACGCGGCCGTACAGATGGCGGAGCACGGGATCGATCTCGTGAACAAGATAATCAGCCTGCTGCGGAAGAACACGCTCCTTCGTCTGATCGCCGAAGGCGATGTGGTGGGTAAAGACGGGTCGAAGCCGGCTCGCCGCGGACCGCTTCGGCGGAGTTGAGCCGGGACGCTTTGGCCGAGCCCACGTTGCCGTTTGCGCCGTCGCTCCGCGATCACGATCTCGCCGGCGGCCATCTGCGAATCTGGTCGTCCTTCTTCGAGCCGCCGCGGGCGAGCGAGATGCTGGATCGCCTCTGGCATGAGGTCGAGTGGTCGCAGCATCACGTGCGAATTGCCGGTCGGCGAGTGCCCTGTCCCCGGCTCTCGGCCTGGTACGGCGTCGACGGCGCGCACTACGCGTACTCGGGTCACACCTACCTTCCACTACCCTTTTCGCCTTTGCTGAATGAGATTCGCCGCGAGGTGGAGTCGGCCACCGGGCATCCGTTCAACTCGGTGCTTCTGAACGCCTACCGCGACGGTAGGGACTCCATGGGCTGGCACAGTGATGACGAGCCGGAGCTCGGCGTGCGGCCGGTGATCGCCTCTGTGAGCCTCGGGGCGACGCGGCGGTTCCGCCTGCGGCACCGTCGGCAAGACCTCGACCCGGTAGCGCTCGATCTCGAGCACGGATCGCTTCTCGTGATGGATGGCGATACGCAGGCCCACTGGCACCACGCGGTTCCGAAGACGCGACGGCTCGTGGAGCTACGCGTGAATCTGACGTTTCGCAGGATTCGGAACGAGGGGGCGTTATGAGCAACGGCGGCGGCGACCTCGGTTTCATCATCCGCATCAGTATCGTCGCGACCATCGGCGGCTTCCTCTTCGGGTTCGATAGCGGTGTCATCAACGGGACCGTCGACGGGCTGCGCATCGCATTCGAGTCGGACAGTGTCGGTACCGGGTTCAACGTGGCCTCGATGCTGCTGGGTTGTGCGGTCGGCGCGTTCTTCGCGGGTCGTCTCGCCGACGCGTTGGGCCGCCGTACGCTGCTGCTCGTCTCCGCGGCCTTCTTCGTGGTGAGCGCGTGGGGTTCGGGCGTCGCGGGCTCGTCCGGGGAGTTCGTGATCTATCGGATCTTGGGCGGCCTCGCCGTCGGCGCGGCGAGTGTGATGGCGCCGGCGTACATCAGCGAGATCGCTCCGGCGGAGTTGCGCGGTCGCCTGTCGACGATTCAGCAGATCGCGATCATCACGGGGCTCTTCGTGGCCTTCTTGAGCAACTACTTCCTCGCGGGCGTCGCCGGATCGGCGAACACCCCGTTGTGGTTCGGGTTTGAGGCGTGGCGCTGGATGTTCTGGATCGAGATCACGCCTGCGGTGATCTTCCTCCTGGCTCTGCTCTTCATTCCCGAGAGTCCGCGCTTCCTCGTTCTGAAGGGGCGGAAGGACGATGCGCTCGCGGTGCTGGCGCGCCTTTACGGCGAGGCCGTGGCTTCGGAGAAAGCCGACGAGATAGATGCTTCTCTCGCCTTCGATCATCACCGCCCCTCGTTCGCGGACTTGCTCGACGCCGAGAGAGGTGGGGTGCGCCGGATCGTGTGGGTTGGGATCGGTCTCGCGACGTTCCAACAACTCGTCGGGATCAACGTCGTCTTCTACTACGGCGCCGTCCTCTGGCAGTCGGTGGGCTTCTCCGAGAGTAACGCCCTCCTGATCAACGTGATCACTGGGGCCGTGAGTATCGGTGCGTGTGCGATCACCATGATTTTCATTGATCGGCTCGGGCGCAAGCCGTTCCTTGTCCTCGGTTCGGTCGGAATGTCGGTCACCCTGGGAGCGCTGGCGTTTGCATTCGCCGGCGCCGACGTCGACGCCGAGGGAAATCTGCTCCTCAGCGACGCCGCTGGCACGGCCGCCTTGATCTCGGCGAACGCCTACGTGTTCTTCTTCAACATGTCCTGGGGCCCGGTCATGTGGGTGATGCTCGGCGAGATGTTCCCGAATCAGATTCGCGGGTCGGGCCTCGCTGTCGCGGGCCTCTTTCAGTGGGGATCGAACTTCGCGATCACGATGACGTTCCCGATCATGCTGACTTCGATCGGTCTCGGCGGCGCGTACGGCTTCTACACGGCCTGTGCGATCCTCTCGGTCTTCTTCGTCCTCGCGATGGTGCACGAGACCAAGGGCCTCGAGCTCGAGAGCATGGAAGGCTGACGTTCACAGGCCCTCGGGTGTTGGCCGGGGCTACTCGATCTCGTAGCGCTTGAGCTTGTCGTAGAGCGTACGCAGGCCGATGCCGAGTCGCTCGGCGGCCTGTTTTCGGTTGCCGTCGCTGCTTGCGAGGACTACGTCGACGGCAGCCGGCGAGAGCGCCGGAGTCGGGACGCCGAGCTCCGATGCGATGCGTGGGAGGAGGGCGTTGGTAGGCGGGAGGATGTCCTCGCGCCGTTCGCGCAAGGGGGGCAGCCGGACCGGAAAGACCGAGAGGCGGTGATAGAGGTCTTCGCGGAACGTTCCTTGTTGCATCATTGACGTGGAGATTGCGGTTCGTCGCGGCGATCCAGCGGACGTCGACCCGGATCGTTCGACTACCGCCGACGCGTTCGAAGCTCCGGTTCTCGAGGACGCGGAGAAGAGCCGCTTGGAGGTCCGGTTTCAGTTCGCCGATCTCGTCGAGAAAGAAGGTGCCGCCGTCGGCCAGTTCGATTCGACCGCGCCGGCGTTCGACGGCGCCCGTAAACGCGCCCTTCTCGTGGCCGAACAGCTCGCTTTCGAGGACACTCTCGGGCAGCGCGCGGGCCGCGACTTCCTTCCCGGTCCCGCTTTCTCCCTGCAGCAAAACGGTCGACGCAGTGCGTGCGACTTTCCGGAGCGCGGACTCGACTGGTTTCATCACCTTGGAGCCGAACGAGAGCTTGATGCCTGCGGGCTCCTGCTCACGCGAGGCTGCCTCTCTTCCGTCGAGGAGGGCGCGTCGTTCGAGGGCGCGTTTCACGACGAGGCGAAGCTCGGCCGGGCCGCTGGTGGGTTTCTGCAGATACTCGTAGGCGCCCAGTTTCATCGCCTCGATCGCGCTGTCGACGGTGCCGTGCGCGGTGCGCACGATGACTTCGACCTCGGGCCATGGTAGCTCCTACGGAATCACGACCTCGAACTCGGCGCTCCGAGACGGAGATCGGTTCTGGTACACGCGCACGCTCGGCCCGAACCAGCGGGCTCAGGTGGAGGCCACGCTGCTCTCCGACATCATTCGGCGCAACACCGACGTCGGTGACGAGTTGGCCGACGACGTGTTCCGCGTTCCTGCACCCTGATCGACGACCGACAGGAAGGGTGTTCGATGAACCCGATTCGGATTCTCCGGGTCGGGTTCGTCGCGCCCGAAGCGGTGGGGGACTCAGTCGGCGGTCGGTCGGAACGCGTCGATGAGTTCTTTGCAGTACTGCACGACGGCGGCGACCTTGTGCGGTGACGTCTTGCCCATTCGCGTTACGATCAGGTCGAGCTTGGGGCTGATCAGAACCCGCTGCCCGCCCATGCCGCTGCAGTAGAAGATCCCGAGGCTGCCGGGGATCGTCCAGAAGTGGGCACCGTACGTTCCGTCAGATTGCAGTGTCGGCGTCCGGCAGTAGTCGGCCCAACCTGCAGGAAGAATCCGTCGTCCGTCCCATTCCCCGTCGCGCAGGAACAAGTATCCGAACCGCGCGAAGTCACGGATGCTGCAGTAGCAAGTCGCCGAGCCGATGAAGTTGCCGGCCGCGTCGAACTTCGGGTCGGCGGTCGTCATGCCGAGCGGCTCGAAGAGCTCCTCGCGCATGAACTCGAGCATCTCCGCTTCGCCGCCACCGATCGTTTCACGGACCAACCGTGAGAGGAGGTTGCTGGCGCCGCTGTTGTAGTTCCAGCGTTCCTCAGGTGGCGCGAGATACGGGAGCGTCGAAGCGAAGCCGGCCGTGTCGTTCTTGCCGGCACCGAACAGCATCGGGATCACGTCGGATTCGTTCTCGTCGTAGTAGCGCACTGAGCCGCCCCCCAGGTGCTCCGCCTCGCGGAACCGCAGTCCGTCTACCATGCGCAACATCTGGTCGATCGTAATCCGGCTGCGAGGGTCGCCCGCGCTCCATTCCTTCACCGAGATCGGCTTCGAGATGTCGAGCTTGCCCTGACGAACCAGGATTCCGATGAGGCTGTTCGTGATGCTCTTCGCCATCGACCATGAGAGGAATGCGTCGTCGGGAGACACGCTCGGCGAGTATCGCTCCGCGACGATTGCGCCGTGCTGCACCACGACGACACCGTAGGTGAGTTCGAGGTCGTCGGGCCCCGGGTCGGTGAAGGCGTGGTCGAGCAGTCGGTCCAGCGAGGCGCGGTCCACTCTCGGATCCAACTCGTCGCGCGGCCACTCCTGCGTGGGCCAGGCGAGTCCCTCGGGATGCGGAGGGAGTGGGAGGAGGGTCGGCTTCTTGGCGGGCTGCGCACCGAATTGCGACATGCGTCGACGATAGGCCGAGGCCCGTCCAAGATTCAAATCGGGTGATGGCGATGGGCTCGGCGGCGCGAGCCCTCTACGGGACTTCCTTGGGTGCGTCCTCGGAGATGTAGGCAGTGCCGCCCTTCGGGCCGCGCTGCGCGCCGGTTACATACTCGCTGCCGGCGCCGGCGACATCAATCCCGAAATCGGCGCCGCCGACCGGTCGCACAGCGAGGCGCGCGACGAACTTCCGCGTGGCGCGGTCGAAGTAGTACACCGCGCCGGCGCCCGGGATTCCCTTCACCGTGTCGTGCGGCGCGCCGACGATGATTCCGTCGTCAGTGAGCGCGAGCGAGTAGCCGAACATCGCACCGTCCTCGAGGTTCGCGGTGTCATGGAGGGCTGCTACGACTTTTCCGCTGGCGAGATCCAGGACGTACGCTCGGCCGGCCCGATGGTTCGCGTTCGGCGCGCCGATCACCACGAACTTTCCGTCCGTTGCGAGGGACGCACCGAAGGAGCTTCCTTCGCCTGCGGCCGGTTCCAGGAGCCGTCGCTTTAGCGCCCCGGTATTGGCATCGAAGGCGAACGCGGCGCCGGCATGTGCGACGCCGTCCATCATCGCTGCAGGTCCGCCGAGGAGCAGTGTGTCGCCGGACGCCGTAAGGACTTGTCCGAGGGCCATGTGATCCTCCGGCGTCGGGAGATGGTAGGATAGTAGGAGTTCCCCGGTGTTCGCGCTGAAACGGTAGGCGATCCCGGCGTTGACGTGGCCCTGTACGTCGCTCGAGGGCGAGCCGATGACGGGGTCTTCCCCGATGAACCCTACGGCCGATCCGAACTCGGCCTTCGCGTGGGGCGGGGATTCGACGAAGCGGCGGACGGAGAGACCCGTCCTCACGTTGATCAAGTAGGCCGCACCGGCAACGGGGACGCCA belongs to Candidatus Binatia bacterium and includes:
- a CDS encoding histidine kinase N-terminal 7TM domain-containing protein — encoded protein: MGNVVLNILYLLSLASMIPLATAVWRRRTAPGAPGLLVQIIGIAIWCFGYGLENASWTPWWKLLGTKIGYIGIVMVPLSWLMFTAKFLRGRPLPNGWIVGLAVIPAITLIAVWTNGLEGGLQWSRLEFDPPHLRLTPGPWYWVAYGYSTVVFVIATWSVIRGLSHSTKLMRRQARVLLAAALIPWIANVTYTTGLSPWPDVDLAPFAFGLAAVLVTWSLLRIGFLDLAPIARGIAVEQMRDGWIVVDHRGRVVDLNPAAERFLGRPTSLVNGCDLADILPEGPDALRLAHDKTGRLESAGIEIARGNLGDRRWYELRAWPLKERSGHFVGDMLVMQDRTESIVIARSLADARDLAQSADDAKSDFLATMSHEIRTPIHGILGMTEILLDSDLQDEQRECAERSRAATLNLLNIINDILDFSKIEAGKLILEREPFELRRVVDETLGLVATAAVEKKLALTSTIEPGVPEQVLGDVGRIRQILLNLVANAVKFTETGEVAVRVDACRNGGPKDRLHFEVRDTGIGIPDEAKEKLFESFSQVGPSIARNYGGTGLGLAIVKRLVEQMGGEVGFESAPGAGSTFWFRVPLAAETAGSTASGN
- a CDS encoding helix-turn-helix domain-containing protein, translating into MMQQGTFREDLYHRLSVFPVRLPPLRERREDILPPTNALLPRIASELGVPTPALSPAAVDVVLASSDGNRKQAAERLGIGLRTLYDKLKRYEIE
- a CDS encoding sugar porter family MFS transporter, with protein sequence MSNGGGDLGFIIRISIVATIGGFLFGFDSGVINGTVDGLRIAFESDSVGTGFNVASMLLGCAVGAFFAGRLADALGRRTLLLVSAAFFVVSAWGSGVAGSSGEFVIYRILGGLAVGAASVMAPAYISEIAPAELRGRLSTIQQIAIITGLFVAFLSNYFLAGVAGSANTPLWFGFEAWRWMFWIEITPAVIFLLALLFIPESPRFLVLKGRKDDALAVLARLYGEAVASEKADEIDASLAFDHHRPSFADLLDAERGGVRRIVWVGIGLATFQQLVGINVVFYYGAVLWQSVGFSESNALLINVITGAVSIGACAITMIFIDRLGRKPFLVLGSVGMSVTLGALAFAFAGADVDAEGNLLLSDAAGTAALISANAYVFFFNMSWGPVMWVMLGEMFPNQIRGSGLAVAGLFQWGSNFAITMTFPIMLTSIGLGGAYGFYTACAILSVFFVLAMVHETKGLELESMEG
- a CDS encoding MerR family transcriptional regulator; translated protein: MSTADRCPTRPETDTWNVAQNFDSTFCWEYDDGRDNLLSLYEKGKKLQWNAADRIDWSQELDEHNPGGLPDEVLGIYGTDIWDRLDEAGRTNVRRHFQAWQISQFLHGEQGALVCTAKIVQQVPNMDAKFYASTQVVDEARHVAFGRLALRDYYPHLTDKERDEREEFVVEGSYLLRDRFLGEEVWETLGLPVRECKAATERSEFMSQYRSALFSRIVPTIKDIGLWGPRVRKAYADMGVLGFADTNVEELGRNDEEVALQFDERHRNVEEVAAVGREAIRYYIREGLLPEPERPARNVAWYDESFVEKIRFIKELQEKRYLPLNVIGRLLASDGDSSRAEVEALLDLDGKLFPQVEGSPKLEGERLVVVARRSRALGGNLEGWVQSGRGLPVRTDRSVRRHGGVART
- a CDS encoding peroxidase family protein, which gives rise to MTSTSGHGSSYGITTSNSALRDGDRFWYTRTLGPNQRAQVEATLLSDIIRRNTDVGDELADDVFRVPAP
- a CDS encoding serine hydrolase is translated as MSQFGAQPAKKPTLLPLPPHPEGLAWPTQEWPRDELDPRVDRASLDRLLDHAFTDPGPDDLELTYGVVVVQHGAIVAERYSPSVSPDDAFLSWSMAKSITNSLIGILVRQGKLDISKPISVKEWSAGDPRSRITIDQMLRMVDGLRFREAEHLGGGSVRYYDENESDVIPMLFGAGKNDTAGFASTLPYLAPPEERWNYNSGASNLLSRLVRETIGGGEAEMLEFMREELFEPLGMTTADPKFDAAGNFIGSATCYCSIRDFARFGYLFLRDGEWDGRRILPAGWADYCRTPTLQSDGTYGAHFWTIPGSLGIFYCSGMGGQRVLISPKLDLIVTRMGKTSPHKVAAVVQYCKELIDAFRPTAD
- a CDS encoding glycosyltransferase family 39 protein, producing the protein MERRSRALAALSFGSLFVLKLPLLALPYHWDEAGAYVSRALWLADSGLHRALPGLHPPTQFFGHPPGLYLLLASAYRLFGHSIWLTHLVAVTLGATTLYLTFRVGERIGGSAAAFVSALFLLLNPLFFAQAGLMHGDMAVAALGLAATLFYLEERRLPYFVSAVALLLAKETGLGIVVGIAVYHALVRSDRPRHLREAVVLATPGLMLAAFFAASWITTGRLLNNSYFDTNTLVTLSFEKVRWVSRWLFVEQGRWILTACTVVALTFGRREYRFRELPLLALVVIPFWAAFGALYVLPRYLLPAFPFLSVAAGLGVVALGRRWKLVPVVAVIAAGASFALTIDGTREGSGSYENNLEYVDVVETHRELAAWLEAHHQGAVIAAGWPLGQVLREPRLGYVSVPLNSASTHQHPEILAWTAQGDAFTQSLVARAEGERWEILERFENGGKVAAAFGRPARRPVRRHLPEKGTVR
- a CDS encoding Coq4 family protein, with protein sequence MESPKLDPELVQGLLDSLASWDPRASVPLALTYMRVGDEEALKGFDAMALANPSTPEMLQDRYLSPAPDVAYLATLPDGTLGREFERYLTENGLDANLLRESAFIPAHRERGDDVGYLAERGFQLHDLFHVLTGFDTTPLGEVRVVSFTVAQTPAPYPAMIIASRPLQMVLYKPELLPVVMDAITEGWALGRKAKSLLPVHWEDHWERPLAELRAEYDLA
- a CDS encoding alpha-ketoglutarate-dependent dioxygenase AlkB, with translation MSRDALAEPTLPFAPSLRDHDLAGGHLRIWSSFFEPPRASEMLDRLWHEVEWSQHHVRIAGRRVPCPRLSAWYGVDGAHYAYSGHTYLPLPFSPLLNEIRREVESATGHPFNSVLLNAYRDGRDSMGWHSDDEPELGVRPVIASVSLGATRRFRLRHRRQDLDPVALDLEHGSLLVMDGDTQAHWHHAVPKTRRLVELRVNLTFRRIRNEGAL